From Macaca fascicularis isolate 582-1 chromosome 14, T2T-MFA8v1.1, a single genomic window includes:
- the CFL1 gene encoding cofilin-1 isoform X3, whose translation MGAGDEDTKASGVAVSDGVIKVFNDMKVRKSSTPEEVKKRKKAVLFCLSEDKKNIILEEGKEILVGDVGQTVDDPYATFVKMLPDKDCRYALYDATYETKESKKEDLVFIFWAPECAPLKSKMIYASSKDAIKKKLTGIKHELQANCYEEVKDRCTLAEKLGGSAVISLEGKPL comes from the exons ATGGGTGCTGGGGATGAGGACACAAAG GCCTCCGGTGTGGCTGTCTCTGATGGTGTCATCAAGGTGTTCAACGACATGAAGGTGCGTAAGTCTTCAACGCCAGAGGAGGTGAAGAAGCGCAAGAAGGCGGTGCTCTTCTGCCTGAGTGAGGACAAGAAGAACATCATCCTGGAGGAGGGCAAGGAGATCTTGGTGGGCGATGTGGGCCAGACTGTCGACGACCCCTATGCCACCTTTGTCAAGATGCTGCCAGACAAGGACTGCCGCTACGCCCTCTATGACGCAACCTATGAGACCAAGGAGAGCAAGAAGGAGGACCTGGTGTTTATCTTCTG GGCCCCTGAGTGTGCGCCCCTTAAGAGCAAAATGATCTATGCCAGTTCCAAGGATGCCATCAAGAAGAAGCTGACAG GGATCAAGCATGAATTGCAAGCAAACTGCTACGAGGAAGTCAAGGACCGCTGCACCCTGGCAGAGAAGTTGGGGGGCAGTGCTGTCATCTCCCTGGAGGGCAAGCCTTTGTGA
- the CFL1 gene encoding cofilin-1 isoform X2 has product MSPTTTPGMLCKASGVAVSDGVIKVFNDMKVRKSSTPEEVKKRKKAVLFCLSEDKKNIILEEGKEILVGDVGQTVDDPYATFVKMLPDKDCRYALYDATYETKESKKEDLVFIFWAPECAPLKSKMIYASSKDAIKKKLTGIKHELQANCYEEVKDRCTLAEKLGGSAVISLEGKPL; this is encoded by the exons ATGTCCCCGACTACAACCCCCGGCATGCTCTGCAAG GCCTCCGGTGTGGCTGTCTCTGATGGTGTCATCAAGGTGTTCAACGACATGAAGGTGCGTAAGTCTTCAACGCCAGAGGAGGTGAAGAAGCGCAAGAAGGCGGTGCTCTTCTGCCTGAGTGAGGACAAGAAGAACATCATCCTGGAGGAGGGCAAGGAGATCTTGGTGGGCGATGTGGGCCAGACTGTCGACGACCCCTATGCCACCTTTGTCAAGATGCTGCCAGACAAGGACTGCCGCTACGCCCTCTATGACGCAACCTATGAGACCAAGGAGAGCAAGAAGGAGGACCTGGTGTTTATCTTCTG GGCCCCTGAGTGTGCGCCCCTTAAGAGCAAAATGATCTATGCCAGTTCCAAGGATGCCATCAAGAAGAAGCTGACAG GGATCAAGCATGAATTGCAAGCAAACTGCTACGAGGAAGTCAAGGACCGCTGCACCCTGGCAGAGAAGTTGGGGGGCAGTGCTGTCATCTCCCTGGAGGGCAAGCCTTTGTGA
- the CFL1 gene encoding cofilin-1 isoform X1 has protein sequence MVSGKPLRPREAAAGRSPARRRRRGSDVRNPSPSAPGGMRVSHGGAGGAGMRVRARGRRGGPVWTSFARPLGSPPPPAGAPARKPTVGGGVRGARWRAPRGTTSVVRFLGARSRLQHAASKPGPGAAREKRARDLGARAPPKAVPVCASPSLGSRASGVAVSDGVIKVFNDMKVRKSSTPEEVKKRKKAVLFCLSEDKKNIILEEGKEILVGDVGQTVDDPYATFVKMLPDKDCRYALYDATYETKESKKEDLVFIFWAPECAPLKSKMIYASSKDAIKKKLTGIKHELQANCYEEVKDRCTLAEKLGGSAVISLEGKPL, from the exons ATGGTGAGCGGCAAGCCACTACGCCCGAGGGAGGCGGCTGCGGGTCGGTCGCCTGCGCGCAGGAGGCGACGGGGGAGCGATGTCCGCAACCCCTCCCCCAGCGCCCCGGGCGGGATGAGGGTCTCGCACGGAGGGGCGGGCGGTGCCGGAATGCGCGTGCGCGCCCGTGGGCGCCGGGGAGGGCCGGTCTGGACGTCGTTCGCGCGCCCCCtgggctcccctcccccacccgctGGTGCGCCCGCGCGGAAACCGACCGTGGGGGGAGGGGTCCGGGGCGCGCGCTGGCGCGCCCCTCGCGGAACGACCAGCGTCGTGCGTTTCTTAGGGGCGCGCTCTCGACTGCAGCACGCGGCGTCCAAACCCGGCCCGGGGGCGGCGAGGGAAAAGCGCGCGAGAGATCTCGGCGCGCGCGCCCCACCCAAGGCTGTTCCTGTCTGCGCGTCACCCTCCCTCGGCAGCCGG GCCTCCGGTGTGGCTGTCTCTGATGGTGTCATCAAGGTGTTCAACGACATGAAGGTGCGTAAGTCTTCAACGCCAGAGGAGGTGAAGAAGCGCAAGAAGGCGGTGCTCTTCTGCCTGAGTGAGGACAAGAAGAACATCATCCTGGAGGAGGGCAAGGAGATCTTGGTGGGCGATGTGGGCCAGACTGTCGACGACCCCTATGCCACCTTTGTCAAGATGCTGCCAGACAAGGACTGCCGCTACGCCCTCTATGACGCAACCTATGAGACCAAGGAGAGCAAGAAGGAGGACCTGGTGTTTATCTTCTG GGCCCCTGAGTGTGCGCCCCTTAAGAGCAAAATGATCTATGCCAGTTCCAAGGATGCCATCAAGAAGAAGCTGACAG GGATCAAGCATGAATTGCAAGCAAACTGCTACGAGGAAGTCAAGGACCGCTGCACCCTGGCAGAGAAGTTGGGGGGCAGTGCTGTCATCTCCCTGGAGGGCAAGCCTTTGTGA
- the CFL1 gene encoding cofilin-1 isoform X4, translated as MASGVAVSDGVIKVFNDMKVRKSSTPEEVKKRKKAVLFCLSEDKKNIILEEGKEILVGDVGQTVDDPYATFVKMLPDKDCRYALYDATYETKESKKEDLVFIFWAPECAPLKSKMIYASSKDAIKKKLTGIKHELQANCYEEVKDRCTLAEKLGGSAVISLEGKPL; from the exons ATG GCCTCCGGTGTGGCTGTCTCTGATGGTGTCATCAAGGTGTTCAACGACATGAAGGTGCGTAAGTCTTCAACGCCAGAGGAGGTGAAGAAGCGCAAGAAGGCGGTGCTCTTCTGCCTGAGTGAGGACAAGAAGAACATCATCCTGGAGGAGGGCAAGGAGATCTTGGTGGGCGATGTGGGCCAGACTGTCGACGACCCCTATGCCACCTTTGTCAAGATGCTGCCAGACAAGGACTGCCGCTACGCCCTCTATGACGCAACCTATGAGACCAAGGAGAGCAAGAAGGAGGACCTGGTGTTTATCTTCTG GGCCCCTGAGTGTGCGCCCCTTAAGAGCAAAATGATCTATGCCAGTTCCAAGGATGCCATCAAGAAGAAGCTGACAG GGATCAAGCATGAATTGCAAGCAAACTGCTACGAGGAAGTCAAGGACCGCTGCACCCTGGCAGAGAAGTTGGGGGGCAGTGCTGTCATCTCCCTGGAGGGCAAGCCTTTGTGA
- the CFL1 gene encoding cofilin-1 isoform X5, protein MKVRKSSTPEEVKKRKKAVLFCLSEDKKNIILEEGKEILVGDVGQTVDDPYATFVKMLPDKDCRYALYDATYETKESKKEDLVFIFWAPECAPLKSKMIYASSKDAIKKKLTGIKHELQANCYEEVKDRCTLAEKLGGSAVISLEGKPL, encoded by the exons ATGAAGGTGCGTAAGTCTTCAACGCCAGAGGAGGTGAAGAAGCGCAAGAAGGCGGTGCTCTTCTGCCTGAGTGAGGACAAGAAGAACATCATCCTGGAGGAGGGCAAGGAGATCTTGGTGGGCGATGTGGGCCAGACTGTCGACGACCCCTATGCCACCTTTGTCAAGATGCTGCCAGACAAGGACTGCCGCTACGCCCTCTATGACGCAACCTATGAGACCAAGGAGAGCAAGAAGGAGGACCTGGTGTTTATCTTCTG GGCCCCTGAGTGTGCGCCCCTTAAGAGCAAAATGATCTATGCCAGTTCCAAGGATGCCATCAAGAAGAAGCTGACAG GGATCAAGCATGAATTGCAAGCAAACTGCTACGAGGAAGTCAAGGACCGCTGCACCCTGGCAGAGAAGTTGGGGGGCAGTGCTGTCATCTCCCTGGAGGGCAAGCCTTTGTGA